The Synechococcus sp. RS9909 genomic interval GCCCAGGCCCATGCGGACGTTGCGGTGCCACCGCAACAGCTCAGATTTGTTTCCGCTGATCCGGTTGGCACTCAGCCAGCGCCTGGTTCCGGCCACTAACGAGTTCTTGCGACCAGGATCAATGTGTAGACACGCGCTAAGCTCTACACATCAGCACCTGTCGGCCCATGCGTACCAACATCGTCATTGACGACCAGCTGATGCGCGATGCCATGCAAGCCAGTGGTGCGCGCACCAAGCGAGAAGCTGTCGAACGCGGACTGCGGACCCTCGTCAGGCTCGAGCAACAACAGCACATCAAAGCCTTTCGCGGCAAGCTCATCTGGGAGGGTGATCTTGATGACTCGCGCATGAGCCATCGCCCCGATCCTCAGGCCCAGGCCCAACGGTGATCGTTGTCGACTCCTCGGTCTGGATCAACTTCTTCAATGGCGTGCACAGCGCAGAGGTGGACCGACTCGATGCGTTGCTGGGCCACACACCGATCGCCATCGGGGATCTCATCCTGGTGGAGGTCCTCCAGGGCTTTCGCAACGAACAGGATGTTGCCACCGCGCGGCAGCTGTTTCGTTCCCTGCCGCTGCTGCCCATGGTCGGTGGCAGGAATGCCACAACAGCAGCGGAGAACTGCCGCACGCTGCGGCGCAAGGGCATCACGGTGCGCAAAACCATCGACGGCCTGATCGCCACCGCCTGCATCGAAACCAACCTGCCCTTGCTCTTCTCTGACCGCGATTTTCAGCCCTACGTGGACCACCTCGGCCTCGCGGTGGCCTGACACGCAGCACCGCTGAGGGGAATCCTCTGGGCAGTTCCGTCCTCTCTCCCCATGGACTGCCTGCCCACCAACGCCGCTCCAGCCTGGGCAGGCCGTTGACGCGCAACACCAGCCAGCTCAGGGCCGTGCAGTTGAGCAGATCAAACGCCTGTGTGGTCCCCTGAAACCCCAGGATCCCGGGGGAGATCCAGACCACCAGCCGGCGAGAATCCATAGAGCGCGACAACAAACTGCGCCATAGGGTTCCATGAGTCTCTGGCCGGCTGTTTCAAGACACTGCGCTAGGCGAATGGGTCCGATTCCACTTGAATCAGCATCAGGACTGCTTCTTCTGGTCCGACCGCTCCGGATCGATGACCTTTGGCCTCACCAATTAAGCGACAATTCTGATCAGCACCGAAGGAGAGCTCGCCGGGCCCCATCTCGACTCGAGCACCATCCATCGTTTCGACGAACCAACAGCCACTGATTGGCACGATCCATTGTGGCGCGGGATTTTCATGCCAGCCGTAATCAACGCCAGGAACGAGGGTCAGAAAGAAGATTTTGGTTGGCTTTGGCGAAGCATCTGATTTCCAGATGCTTGTCATTCCCTCAATAAAGGTGGTTAACTCGAAATCAGCAAACTGGACCTTCTTCTGATGACTGATTCCCTCGCCATCACGCCACACATACCAAACATCAGACCCAGTCTTTACAGAACGATCCATGCCAGGCACGCAACAGTCTCAAGTGAACTGTAAGCAGGCTCAGTGTTTTTGCACAGAACAGGTTGTACCCCCCTGCGTCCATTGCTTTCGCCAATCCTGGCGCACCTACAAGAACACGCTCAGGAACGGGCAGGGAGCGATCCCTCTCCCCCCAAAGAAGCTCGCGTCGCCGGGCCTCTACCGAGAAGGTCCAGTTGCTAGATGTCGGTGGGCAGCATCAGAGTGCGCCAATCCCCCCGATCGGTGCTCACCTCCACGCCGATCGAGGCCTGATAGGAATCCAGGGCCCGGTTGACGCTCCAATGGCGTGCTGCATCGAGGGCCTCCTGCAGAGACGGGAAGTGAACATCTAGACAGGGATGGGGCTGCATCGCAGCATCGATCAGGCGATAGCGACGGTCGTTTGACATCAGCTGAGATTCGCCAGAGATGTGTCGCTCACTGGTGCACCCTCGAGTTCCAGTTCCCGCACCAGCTCAAAGGCGGTCCAGACGTCCTCCACCTCCCGGCAGTGATGGTCGGTGTCGCAGACCCGGTAGCGACCGGGTTGCAGCCGCTCAATCGAAGAGCCGCGCGGGGTGCAGGCAACAGCAAAGGCAGGCATGAATCTCAGGCGTCTCAAAACTGTCTAGGCCCGGTTCGCGGACGCTGTTGTGATCGATGCAGCATTCAGCAACCGGCCGGCCAGTTCCGCCGCCTGGAGGCAGCTGGGAAGGCACCGCATTGACAAGCGCTGCCATGCTGACCCCAAAGTCCGACTCTGGGAGGCCCGAACCATGAAAGTCACCGTTGAACTATCGGACTCTGAGATGAGCGAAATCCTTGACCTGACGGGCGAGCGCAAAAAAGGACCCGCCATCCGCCGTCTGATGGAGGAGGCTTTGCAGCTGCGGCGCAGGGCTCGGATTGCCCAGAAGTTTCTCAACGGTGAGTGGGGGGTGGAGTTGGACACCTATGAGGCCGACCAGGAGCGCGAACGGAGGCGCACTCAGGAGCTCAGTTCATGACCCTGCTCATTGACACCAGCCTCTGGATCGACTTCACCCGGAGCCGCAGCCCGCTGGTCCTGAAACAATTCATTGCGCCATATGTGCTGGATCCCACAGCCCACCTGGCTGAACCGGTGCGTTTCGAGGTGCTCCGCGCTGCGACGGGTCAAGAGGCTCGCCAGCTGCAGGCCCAGTTCGCCAGCTTGCCCCTGCTTGCCACCCCAGAGAACCTCTGGCAACGGGCCATCGATCTTGGCCAGGCCTGCCGTCAGATCGGCCGCACGTTGCTGAGCCTGGATCTGCTGATAGCCGCTGTAGCCCTGCACCACAACGCCGTGCTGGTCACCTTCGACGCCGACTTTGAAGCCATAGCCTCGGTGAGCGCCCTGCGTCTCAACCGCCTGACCCGCCCTGTCTGAACCCATGACGGACCATCCCGTCAAACGCCGCAAAAAGCTGATCCGCAATGACGCCCGGCCGCACCGCTGGGTGGCGTTGCAGCAAGACAAGCGCGCCAGGGGCCTGTTCTGGGCTGGTGGCGGGCTGCAGCGTTGCCGGAAGTTGTTGGCTGAACGCGTCAATGACGCCGAGGCCTGCTCCGCGTTGGTGCCTATCAGCGCAGAGCGGGTCCTGGAGCTGGTGCTCAGCCAGGAAGAAGCCAAACCCCAAACACGCACTCCAGGCCCCTGGCGGCTGGTGCTGCTCACCTCAGCGGTCTGGCTGGCCCTGCTCGCAGGGCTTGGTGGCCTGCCAGTTCATGCAGCTCCCGCCACCGTCGTCTCCGTTGGTGATGGCGACACCCTCAGGGTGCGCAAGGCGGGGCAGACCATCACCATCCGCCTCGCCTGCATCGATGCGCCGGAACGCAGCCAGAAGCCCCATGGCAGCCAGGCCAGCCAGGCGCTCAAGGCCCTGCTCCCCATCGGCAGTGGCATCGATCTGCGGGTCAAAACCACCGATCGCTACGGCCGCTCCATTGCCGAGATCAGGCGAGGTGGCCGGAGCATCAACCAGGCCCTCGTGGCCTCGGGGGCTGCGTTTGTCTACTGGCAATACATCAAAGGCTGTGACCGGCAGACCTACAGCCGCCTGGAAACAGAAGCACGTCTCAAGGGCCTTGGCGTCTGGAGCACAGGCGGCGGCATCACCCGCCCCTGGGACTACCGGCGCGGGCGGCGGTGAAATAAGCGACTCCTGCAGGAGCTCCAGATTCGTGCTTCGCACAAGAACGGAACCAGACTCCTGTGGGTGGTCCCACAATGAGGTTCTGCTGGCATTGATCAATGAGCCGCGAGATTGATCCTTACCGGATTCCCAAGGCCCGCTGGGAGGTGGCTCCCGTTGCGGGCCTCGCTGCCATCGATATCAATGCCAATGGTGGTGCCTGGAGTGGCCGCGAGTTCATCGGTGAGTCCACCCTCGGCGGTGTCGCGGTTTACGCGATCTACCAGGCCCTGCTGACGGCACTGCGCACAGAAGCGCTGCGCAAGCGTGGCGCCATCGACCGGCAGACCCAGGTGCAGGCGATTGCCTCAAGCGTCTGGGAATCGGCCAAGCATGGTGCGGTCGTCAGCCTGGTGCTCAGCGTCGTCCTGCTGGTCTTTCCCTGGCTCGGCGTCCCCCTTGCCCTGGTTGGGTTCGTTGGTCTGGGCAAGGCCTCAGTGGATTTGCTCCATGCCTTCTGGGATGGTCTCGATGCAGAGCAACGCCAGGAGCTGCATCGCGCTGCTTTTGAGGCGGGTGTGAACCTCAAGCGGTTGCTGGCCAAAGGTGGTCCGGGTCAACAAAGGTTTGCGTGATCTGCATCGTTCCTGATTCACCCGTCTGGGGGATGGCCCAATCCCAGCCGCTGCTGGCAAGTTGGGAGCATGGATCACAGCTATGAGCAAAAGTTCTGCGCGCCGCTTCCCTGCCAACCCCCCGGATGAAGAGCTCCGGGAGACCTACGACGCGATGCGTTCGGCTTTGATCAGCGTGAACATCTCCCGCGGTATCTATCGCAGCCAGAGCGATAAGCGCGGTGTGGTGATCGCGGAGCTGCAACGCGAACTGCAGGAACTTGAGGCCGATCTGGGCAATGAAGCCAGGGCCAAAGCCAGGCTGCATGCGATGAACAGCCGTCTGGTCACCGTGATCCGCGAACTGGAGGCCACCGGTGATGCCATCGCCGACACCGTGGAAGAAAGCGAGCAACAGAGCGGCTTCTGGCTGGTGCGGATGTTCCAGCGCCTTGTGCAATTGGCGCAGCAGTGGCGATCGGTGAAAGCCAAGGCCGCTGCCATCGCCAGGGAAGCCAACCAGATCGAACCCGAGGCCTGAACGATGGCATCCACCCCCTCGATCGCTGATCTTCTGGAGGCCACCAGCCGTGAGCTGGCCGGCACCGATGCCCGCGTCTACCGGCGCGTGGGCGAACACATCCAGCGCACAGAGCAAGCCATCGAGGTACTGCAGAGCCCAACACCAGAGGCACCATCCGCAGCGATGGCACTCCTGGGCCGGGGCAGCTTCCAGCAGCAGACGGTGGCCACCCTCAAGCGGCTGTGCAAACAGCACCAGATCAAGGGCTACAGCAAGCTCAAAAAATCAGGTCTGGCGGCTGTTCTCGAGCAGCATGGCGTCGAGCCACCACCACGGCCCCTGGAGAGCTTCAGCAAGAAGGAGCTGATCGGGTTGGTCAGGCAGTTGCTGGAGACCAACTGATGGTGAGCACTGCTCCCAGCAAGACCCGCCTCAAACTCAAGCCCGGCTCGGTCGTCCGTTGCCGGACCCGCCGCTACCTCGTGGAAGAGGTGCAGCAGCCCGTTGAGGCCGGCGCCGACACGGTGGTGGCGATGGCCTGCATGGAAGACCAGGCGATCGGACAGCGGCTGACGGTGTTCCTTGAGCGCGAGATCGATTTCGAGGTCCTGGGTGAGAGCAGTTGGGAGGTGGTGGCCCAGAGAGGCTTCGATCAGCCCAAGCAGTTTTCGGCCTACCTCAACACCCTGCGCTGGAACTGCGTCACAGCCACTGATGCGGA includes:
- a CDS encoding type II toxin-antitoxin system VapB family antitoxin; amino-acid sequence: MRTNIVIDDQLMRDAMQASGARTKREAVERGLRTLVRLEQQQHIKAFRGKLIWEGDLDDSRMSHRPDPQAQAQR
- a CDS encoding PIN domain nuclease, which translates into the protein MIVVDSSVWINFFNGVHSAEVDRLDALLGHTPIAIGDLILVEVLQGFRNEQDVATARQLFRSLPLLPMVGGRNATTAAENCRTLRRKGITVRKTIDGLIATACIETNLPLLFSDRDFQPYVDHLGLAVA
- a CDS encoding PIN domain nuclease, whose protein sequence is MTLLIDTSLWIDFTRSRSPLVLKQFIAPYVLDPTAHLAEPVRFEVLRAATGQEARQLQAQFASLPLLATPENLWQRAIDLGQACRQIGRTLLSLDLLIAAVALHHNAVLVTFDADFEAIASVSALRLNRLTRPV
- a CDS encoding thermonuclease family protein, which produces MTDHPVKRRKKLIRNDARPHRWVALQQDKRARGLFWAGGGLQRCRKLLAERVNDAEACSALVPISAERVLELVLSQEEAKPQTRTPGPWRLVLLTSAVWLALLAGLGGLPVHAAPATVVSVGDGDTLRVRKAGQTITIRLACIDAPERSQKPHGSQASQALKALLPIGSGIDLRVKTTDRYGRSIAEIRRGGRSINQALVASGAAFVYWQYIKGCDRQTYSRLETEARLKGLGVWSTGGGITRPWDYRRGRR